A stretch of DNA from Clostridium sp. JN-9:
AGGAATGCTGGCGGATGGACTGAAAGCTTTGGGAATCATTGTTTCAGTTTATTTCATAAGCCCTTTATTAGCCTTATATTTGTTAATATTTATTCCAGTAATATATTTTATAACCAGATTTTTTAAATCCGCAACTTTTAATGCACAAATGGCTGCCAGAAGGGCTGTATCCCATATTAACGGTTCAATTCAGGAACTATTTAACGGCATCAGAACAATAAAAGTATTTTCAAAGGAACAGCTTTTTTTAAATAATTTTCAGCAGCCATTAAATGAAAACATATCCGCAGTTCATAAAACAAGTACATTAGATTCCTTTTTCCCATGCATAATGCAGATTCTTAGAGCTGTAATTATAACGATTACTGTTCTTATAGCAGCTCCAAAGGGTTTGGGTGCTCTTGGAATAACAATAGGGTCTGTTGCAGCAGTTGTAGACTTAATTTCCAGAATGTTTGACCCCATTCAATCAATAGCTGAAGAATTTCAGACAATTCAGGAAGCTGTTGCAGGTGTGAAAAGGATAAATGATTTTGACAATGAAAAAGAGGAAATAAGACAAACTGAAAAAAGTGACAAATACTTTACTGAATTATCATTAGATAAAAGTAATTTTAATAACACTAATATATCTATTAATAATATGAGCTTTTCTTATGATAATAAAAAAAATATTGTTCAGGATATTAATTTTAATGTAACGCCCGGAACGAAAGTAGCACTTGTTGGAAGAACAGGTGCAGGGAAAAGTACAATTTTAAATCTTGTGGCAGGGCTCTATAAGCCAAGCAGAGGCAGTATAAAAATACAAGGAATGGATTCTTTTAAAATTCCTGAAAATTTAAGAAGAAAAATATTAGGCATAGTACCTCAAAGTTTTCCTATTTATGATGGAAGCATTAGGGATGCTGTAACTTTATATGACGAAACTATCACAGATAAACAGGTAATAAAGGCATGTAAAACTGTATATCTGCATGATGATATTATGAAATTAAAAAATGGATATAACACTTTAATAGGTGAAGGTGAAAGCAGTCTTTCACATGGCCAGTATCAGCTGTTAGCTTTAGCCTGTGCTATTGTGTGCAACCCTCCTATATTGCTTCTGGACGAGGTTACTTCAGGGCTCGATTCATTAACTGAACAGAAAATATTCAAAGCTTTAAATGCAATATCTAAAGAAAGAACTATACTTACCATAAGCCACAGAGTGTCAGGAATTATAGATGCTGATAAGGTTATCATTTTAGATAACGGAAGAATAGTGGAAACAGGAACACCTGCTGATTTAGCAGGAAAAAATGGGTGGTATGCTAAATACAATCAAATTGAAAAGCTGGGCTGGAAGCTTTAAATTAAGGGACGGTTAAGTTTAAAACGTTATATTTCAATAGACATTATTATTTATTACAATATGTGGTAAAATGATTGTATAGTAGTAATATATTCAATAAAAGTTTTTGGGGAGGCTTTTATGAGAAAATTTATTATTTTATGCATTGGTTTAATTTTTACATTTAACATAATGGGATGTGGAGCCAGTAAAAGTGCCAATGCGGCTGGTGAGGATAAATTAAAGCTTCAACTCGAGAGCCAGCATTTTAGGTTCTATTCATTTAATAAAGATGTAAAATGCTTAAATGATTTGAATAAAAATCTTCAAGAAAATTATAAAAGGATTTCAAAGGATTTAAATGTATCATTAAAAGATAAAGTTGATATTGAAGTTTACCCAGATATTCAGTCATTTCATAATGCAATAGGGGCACCTATGGCACCTGAGTGGAATGTTGGAACGGAATGGGAAGGCAAAATTAAAATGGTTTCACCTTTAAACCCGGGGAAATATCACACCTATGACACATTGATGATGGTAGTGGTGCATGAATTTACCCATGTTATGGTTTCTCAAATTAATTCAAATTTAAAAGATATACCTATATGGCTTAATGAAGGTACCGCAGCTTTTGAAGCAAAACAGATGAATAATAATATAAAACAAGATTTAAAGAAAAAAATACAAAACAATGAGGTGCCGCCGTTATTTTCAATGAATAGCCAAAATTTATCTGACGGGGGATATGCATTTTCTTATACTGCTGTAGAATATGTGGTTAAAAATTATGGATATAACTCCTTAATTAAATTAATCAAATCACCTTCAAATTTACAGGAAATATTAGGATGCAGCAGCGAAGAATTTGAAAAGAGGTGGATGGACTTCTTAGTTAAAAATTACAATTAAAAATAATATTTATTTTGATTTTTTAATTGTTCTTCATGGGAAAGGAACGGTTTATGGTAACCGCCCCTGAAAATGCTAAAGTTAAGCCCTTGATTCTGGAGTAAATGTTGCACAGTCTGTTTCCTGCGAAGTATTAGCATTCCTATGTTCAACTTCAATCATTGATGCTGAGCAGTGATCTCCTGACATATAATAGTGACAGGTATTGACAACACATTTAATTCCCTGGTTAGGCTGATTCAATTTTTCTGCTTTCATTTATATACCCTCCTAAAAATAAAATACTATCTACAAAAGTATTATTGGCAAAACTAACTTTTTTATTCTGGAAATGAAGGCTGGGAATAAATAATATTTTATTTATGATAGATAATTAAATTAATATTTTGG
This window harbors:
- a CDS encoding ABC transporter ATP-binding protein; translation: MKHNGIAVSALKSTIKNKLVQSIFLIAAILGGIAMQLVPPQILKSIIDNNISKGIYSGVMKLSIYYLLAVILSGAFDFLRELMMAIIGQDILANIRYNMGKKLKKLPISYYSNNAVGEIISRFTSDVDAVGTLFSEGLVGMLADGLKALGIIVSVYFISPLLALYLLIFIPVIYFITRFFKSATFNAQMAARRAVSHINGSIQELFNGIRTIKVFSKEQLFLNNFQQPLNENISAVHKTSTLDSFFPCIMQILRAVIITITVLIAAPKGLGALGITIGSVAAVVDLISRMFDPIQSIAEEFQTIQEAVAGVKRINDFDNEKEEIRQTEKSDKYFTELSLDKSNFNNTNISINNMSFSYDNKKNIVQDINFNVTPGTKVALVGRTGAGKSTILNLVAGLYKPSRGSIKIQGMDSFKIPENLRRKILGIVPQSFPIYDGSIRDAVTLYDETITDKQVIKACKTVYLHDDIMKLKNGYNTLIGEGESSLSHGQYQLLALACAIVCNPPILLLDEVTSGLDSLTEQKIFKALNAISKERTILTISHRVSGIIDADKVIILDNGRIVETGTPADLAGKNGWYAKYNQIEKLGWKL
- a CDS encoding peptidase MA family metallohydrolase, yielding MRKFIILCIGLIFTFNIMGCGASKSANAAGEDKLKLQLESQHFRFYSFNKDVKCLNDLNKNLQENYKRISKDLNVSLKDKVDIEVYPDIQSFHNAIGAPMAPEWNVGTEWEGKIKMVSPLNPGKYHTYDTLMMVVVHEFTHVMVSQINSNLKDIPIWLNEGTAAFEAKQMNNNIKQDLKKKIQNNEVPPLFSMNSQNLSDGGYAFSYTAVEYVVKNYGYNSLIKLIKSPSNLQEILGCSSEEFEKRWMDFLVKNYN
- a CDS encoding DUF1540 domain-containing protein — encoded protein: MKAEKLNQPNQGIKCVVNTCHYYMSGDHCSASMIEVEHRNANTSQETDCATFTPESRA